One Rhodobacteraceae bacterium M385 genomic region harbors:
- a CDS encoding VOC family protein — protein sequence MSYLVNSVGHVQLNVTDVDALVAESTEILGLHVTREAEGCVWLSSNGRSAELVLHEAQENSIRSLGFEAVSEAAVAEAAARVEDAGCRLTATEATLDVCEKGMSFVTPQGHTFELHSPVKTEIYGGRQARTGMMPLRMDHVNITSPEPAETRAQMEKIMGMRLSERMVDDGLSWMRGANRLHHILGIVRGDTGLHHYSWEVAEFSDYCRLGDLLDTVEKNFIWGPGRHRPGDNTFAYYVDTCGAMVECAGGMAIINDDDRYEPNVITALKRPENVRVMNVWGEPAPLPWREHHFPWAAPTA from the coding sequence ATGAGCTATCTGGTCAATTCGGTTGGGCATGTGCAGTTGAACGTGACCGATGTTGACGCGTTGGTTGCTGAGTCCACGGAAATTCTGGGCCTGCATGTCACCCGCGAAGCCGAGGGATGCGTTTGGCTTTCGTCCAACGGGCGTTCCGCAGAATTGGTGCTACACGAGGCGCAGGAAAATTCGATCCGCTCGCTCGGATTCGAAGCAGTCTCGGAGGCCGCCGTTGCTGAAGCGGCCGCACGAGTAGAGGATGCCGGGTGCCGTCTGACAGCGACCGAAGCAACTCTGGACGTATGCGAAAAAGGCATGAGCTTCGTGACCCCGCAAGGCCACACGTTTGAGCTGCATTCCCCTGTGAAAACAGAGATCTATGGAGGCCGTCAGGCGCGTACTGGCATGATGCCGCTGCGTATGGACCACGTGAACATTACGTCGCCGGAGCCCGCTGAAACCCGCGCCCAAATGGAAAAGATCATGGGGATGCGCCTGTCCGAGAGGATGGTGGATGATGGTCTTAGCTGGATGCGCGGCGCGAACCGTTTGCACCACATCCTTGGGATCGTGCGCGGGGATACAGGCCTGCACCATTATTCTTGGGAAGTGGCTGAATTCTCGGATTATTGCCGCTTGGGCGATCTGCTCGACACTGTCGAAAAGAACTTCATCTGGGGTCCCGGACGCCACCGCCCCGGCGACAATACCTTCGCCTATTATGTCGATACCTGTGGCGCGATGGTCGAATGCGCGGGCGGTATGGCGATCATTAACGATGATGACCGGTATGAGCCCAACGTAATTACCGCCCTGAAACGGCCGGAGAATGTGCGCGTCATGAATGTCTGGGGCGAGCCCGCTCCGCTGCCATGGCGCGAACATCACTTTCCCTGGGCCGCTCCCACTGCATGA
- a CDS encoding arginyltransferase, whose product MRHTLPIAPQFYVTAPQDCPYLDGRRERKLFTALQGDQSEALNNSLSKQGFRRSQNVLYRPSCTDCAACLSARIRVADFAPKRSHKRISKRNKHLIRHPRSAWATEEQYALFRSYLDTRHADGGMADMDVFEFAAMIEETPVKSRVIEYRDQTEGDDLAAVCLTDILDDGLSLVYSFFEPSLQHNSLGTYVILDHIALAQEAGLPYVYLGYWVPGSSKMGYKANFPALEVHVNGQWQDIGAPEDYDTQTHPLSTDPIAQQVAQITLPDLRAAPDRNR is encoded by the coding sequence ATGCGCCATACGCTACCCATCGCGCCACAATTCTATGTGACAGCGCCCCAAGATTGCCCCTACCTGGACGGCAGACGCGAACGCAAACTGTTTACCGCGTTGCAAGGGGATCAGTCGGAGGCGTTAAATAATTCACTCTCCAAACAGGGGTTCCGCCGGTCGCAGAACGTGCTCTACCGCCCCTCCTGCACCGATTGCGCCGCTTGCCTGTCCGCCCGCATCCGCGTGGCGGATTTCGCGCCGAAACGCAGCCACAAGCGGATCTCGAAGCGCAACAAACACCTGATCCGCCACCCCCGCTCTGCTTGGGCCACGGAAGAACAATACGCGCTGTTTCGCAGCTACCTTGATACCCGCCACGCCGATGGCGGCATGGCCGACATGGATGTGTTCGAATTCGCCGCGATGATCGAGGAAACTCCGGTCAAATCGCGCGTCATCGAATACCGCGACCAGACCGAGGGTGATGATCTGGCCGCCGTTTGCCTGACCGATATCCTCGATGACGGCCTCAGCCTCGTCTACTCGTTCTTCGAGCCGAGCCTGCAACATAACTCCCTGGGAACCTACGTGATCCTCGATCACATCGCCCTCGCGCAAGAGGCCGGCCTGCCCTACGTCTATCTCGGCTATTGGGTGCCTGGCTCGTCGAAAATGGGCTACAAGGCAAACTTTCCCGCGCTCGAGGTCCACGTAAACGGCCAATGGCAAGACATCGGCGCGCCCGAAGATTACGACACCCAAACCCACCCCCTCTCAACCGATCCCATCGCGCAGCAAGTGGCCCAAATCACCCTACCCGATCTGCGCGCCGCCCCCGAC
- a CDS encoding fumarylacetoacetate hydrolase family protein, which produces MKLVSFTLNGRATWGCALEGGFVDLGARSGGQYPDLKSYIADGCPSAVLTGADLPDVAEGDAVLAPVIPNPDKIICAAVNFYEDDMDPAKVPPYPVLFLRLASSQIAHGAPLIQPRSSERLDFEGELAVIIGKGGRHIAADDAMSHVAGYSVYNDGSVRDWQKHSHQFTPGKNFTGTGAFGPWMVRAGDVPAPESGLSLVTRVNGVEKQRTDTSRMIFDIPYLISYASTFAPLVPGDVIVTGTCTGFGTTRKPPEFLRPGDVVEVEIEGIGLLSNIVEAEA; this is translated from the coding sequence ATGAAACTGGTATCCTTCACGCTAAACGGTCGCGCAACATGGGGTTGCGCCTTGGAGGGCGGCTTCGTCGATCTTGGGGCAAGATCAGGGGGGCAGTACCCAGACCTGAAGTCCTATATCGCCGATGGCTGCCCCTCTGCGGTGCTGACAGGGGCAGATTTGCCCGATGTCGCGGAGGGGGACGCGGTGCTGGCCCCGGTGATCCCGAACCCCGACAAGATCATCTGCGCGGCGGTTAACTTTTACGAAGACGATATGGACCCGGCCAAAGTGCCGCCATACCCAGTTCTGTTCCTGCGGCTGGCCTCTTCGCAGATCGCCCATGGGGCACCATTAATTCAGCCCCGATCATCGGAGCGTTTGGATTTTGAAGGGGAGCTGGCAGTAATTATCGGTAAGGGCGGGCGGCACATTGCGGCCGATGACGCCATGTCTCATGTGGCGGGATATTCTGTTTACAATGACGGCTCGGTTCGGGACTGGCAGAAGCACTCGCATCAGTTCACGCCGGGAAAAAACTTTACGGGCACGGGCGCGTTTGGACCGTGGATGGTCAGGGCAGGGGATGTGCCAGCCCCTGAAAGCGGTCTGTCCTTGGTCACGCGGGTCAACGGGGTAGAAAAGCAGCGCACTGACACGTCGCGGATGATTTTTGATATCCCGTATCTGATTTCTTACGCCTCTACCTTTGCGCCTCTTGTGCCGGGTGATGTCATTGTCACAGGCACCTGCACCGGGTTTGGCACCACGCGAAAGCCCCCGGAGTTTCTGCGCCCCGGCGACGTGGTCGAGGTCGAAATTGAGGGCATCGGCCTTCTGTCCAACATTGTGGAAGCAGAGGCATAG
- a CDS encoding alpha/beta fold hydrolase → MEHDLTFMSDGLKLSGVLHVPEGRKPGQRLPTFIVLHGFVGTKDKSHVELVARMIEAMGYCVFRIDFRGCGKSEGARGEVRCFDQVADTRNALTFIAEREEVDPERIGVTGHSFGAAVAIFTGGVDERVACVLSLCGWGDGERKFRGQHPTPEAWEKFTGILEEGKRHRAETGESMWVSRFDVVPIPEELRKNLSPHAQFEVPVETAISMYNFRAEDVVASIAPRPLLLFHTAGDVITPMEQSISLFQKAGANAELMIPTGMSHFPLSEKDAPHTQALISAWLKKFFPTPLADSA, encoded by the coding sequence ATGGAACACGATCTTACGTTTATGTCTGACGGCCTGAAGCTGTCTGGTGTCTTGCATGTCCCGGAAGGGCGCAAACCGGGTCAGCGGCTGCCCACGTTCATCGTGCTGCATGGGTTTGTGGGCACAAAGGATAAATCTCATGTAGAGTTGGTCGCCCGGATGATCGAGGCGATGGGTTACTGCGTCTTCCGCATTGATTTCCGTGGTTGCGGCAAAAGTGAGGGCGCGCGGGGCGAAGTGCGGTGCTTTGACCAAGTGGCCGATACGCGCAACGCGCTGACCTTCATCGCCGAGCGCGAAGAGGTCGATCCTGAACGCATTGGCGTGACCGGGCATAGCTTTGGCGCGGCGGTCGCGATTTTCACCGGCGGCGTGGATGAAAGGGTGGCCTGCGTGCTGTCGCTTTGTGGTTGGGGCGATGGAGAACGCAAGTTCCGCGGCCAGCACCCCACGCCCGAGGCGTGGGAGAAATTCACTGGTATTCTGGAGGAGGGCAAACGCCACCGCGCAGAAACCGGCGAAAGCATGTGGGTGTCACGTTTTGATGTGGTTCCGATCCCTGAGGAACTGCGCAAGAACCTGTCGCCCCATGCGCAATTTGAGGTGCCCGTTGAGACAGCGATCAGCATGTACAACTTCCGGGCCGAAGACGTTGTGGCCTCGATCGCGCCACGTCCCCTGTTGCTGTTCCATACGGCGGGCGATGTGATTACCCCGATGGAGCAATCCATCAGCTTGTTCCAAAAGGCCGGGGCCAATGCCGAGTTGATGATCCCCACGGGCATGTCGCATTTCCCTCTGTCCGAAAAAGACGCCCCCCATACTCAGGCGCTGATCTCTGCTTGGTTGAAGAAATTCTTCCCGACGCCACTGGCAGACAGCGCATGA
- a CDS encoding NAD(P)H-dependent oxidoreductase, giving the protein MTKLGILEGSLRQKSLSRALAKAATNLLPDGMTAEILPNPGTLPLFNQDVLDDGAPASVQTMIEATQGIDALLIVTPEYNWSIPGGLKNALDWLSKAPVHPLAGKPVAIWTVSPGLLGGARVHEALRHVLHSQDMMIMAKPEVQVGGAIAKVDVAAGALKSPETEDFLRAHLGAFSTFCNSWTRG; this is encoded by the coding sequence ATGACTAAGCTCGGAATTCTTGAAGGCTCTTTGCGGCAAAAGTCCTTGTCTCGGGCCTTGGCCAAGGCCGCCACAAATCTGCTTCCCGATGGGATGACGGCAGAAATCCTGCCCAACCCCGGCACGCTGCCGCTGTTTAACCAAGACGTTTTGGATGACGGCGCGCCTGCGTCGGTGCAAACGATGATCGAGGCGACGCAAGGCATCGATGCGCTGTTGATTGTGACGCCAGAATATAACTGGTCGATCCCCGGCGGCCTGAAAAACGCGCTCGATTGGCTTTCCAAGGCGCCGGTGCATCCATTGGCGGGCAAGCCTGTGGCGATTTGGACAGTGTCGCCGGGCCTGCTTGGCGGCGCGCGGGTGCATGAAGCGCTGCGCCATGTGCTGCACAGCCAAGACATGATGATTATGGCCAAACCTGAAGTGCAGGTGGGCGGCGCGATTGCCAAGGTGGATGTCGCGGCGGGCGCCTTGAAATCCCCGGAAACGGAAGACTTCTTGCGCGCGCACCTTGGGGCATTTTCGACCTTCTGCAACTCTTGGACCCGCGGCTAA
- a CDS encoding zinc-binding dehydrogenase produces MKAAIHDTFGEPVDVLVAKETAKPAPAAGEVLVKMTLSPIHNHDLWTIRGNYGYKPDLPGAIGGSEALGTVEAVGDGVDAALVGKRVTVAGIHGSWSEYFVAPAAGVLPLPDAISDTLGAQLIAMPFSALSLLETLKAKKGDWIIQTAANGAVGRIMEVLAKARGINLVNLVRRDAAAQELKDLGFGNVLSTSDADWKEKAAQLIGPAGAVSAIDSVGGETSADLVDLLGVDGELVVFGTATGAAMPLSSGALIMKHITVKGFWGSRVSKDMAPEERTRLITELVTLAAKGELTLADGGVFGLDQVSEAMTAALEPGRAGKVMLRP; encoded by the coding sequence ATGAAAGCTGCTATTCACGACACATTTGGCGAACCGGTTGACGTGCTCGTCGCCAAGGAAACCGCAAAACCTGCCCCCGCGGCGGGTGAGGTTCTGGTCAAAATGACCCTGTCGCCGATCCACAACCACGATCTTTGGACGATCCGGGGCAACTACGGCTACAAACCGGACCTGCCTGGCGCCATCGGCGGGTCCGAGGCCCTTGGCACGGTAGAGGCCGTGGGCGACGGCGTAGACGCCGCCTTGGTGGGCAAGCGCGTGACGGTTGCGGGCATCCACGGGTCTTGGTCAGAGTATTTCGTGGCCCCAGCGGCGGGCGTTTTGCCCCTGCCAGACGCGATTTCCGACACGCTAGGCGCGCAATTGATCGCCATGCCGTTCAGCGCCCTGTCGCTGCTAGAGACTTTGAAGGCCAAGAAAGGCGATTGGATCATCCAAACCGCGGCCAACGGCGCGGTGGGGCGGATCATGGAGGTGCTGGCGAAAGCGCGGGGGATCAACTTGGTGAACCTTGTACGACGCGACGCCGCCGCTCAGGAATTGAAAGACTTGGGCTTTGGCAACGTCCTCTCCACCAGCGACGCTGACTGGAAAGAGAAAGCGGCGCAGTTGATCGGCCCGGCAGGCGCGGTTTCGGCGATTGATTCCGTTGGCGGCGAAACCTCGGCCGATCTGGTCGACCTTCTGGGCGTGGATGGAGAGCTGGTAGTGTTTGGCACGGCAACCGGGGCGGCGATGCCCCTGTCGTCGGGAGCGCTGATCATGAAGCACATCACGGTGAAGGGCTTCTGGGGGTCTCGCGTCAGCAAGGACATGGCCCCCGAGGAGCGCACCCGCCTGATCACTGAGTTGGTGACACTGGCGGCCAAAGGTGAACTGACGTTGGCCGACGGTGGTGTTTTTGGACTGGATCAAGTGTCCGAGGCCATGACAGCGGCGCTAGAGCCGGGCCGGGCGGGTAAGGTGATGCTGCGGCCATAA
- a CDS encoding FCD domain-containing protein has product MTPTPSDTTDKQASSSSGGRDVLARLRTDIVSSVFEPETRLKFADLTKRYDVGIGTLREALSQLSSEGFVTVEAGKGFKVAPVSADELAEITDHFITLEKRAIQEAIAHGNEDWEAHIVGVHHRLSLIEGLPWEARMARHSEWVERHREYHEALVAACPGRWLLRLRSMMFDQLDRYRFVTKKAPEGLGKLKFEEHRQLMVATLDRDAERAASLIEHHIRDTSDRALAMLRQK; this is encoded by the coding sequence GTGACACCTACCCCTTCAGACACGACCGACAAGCAGGCAAGCAGCAGCTCAGGGGGGCGTGACGTCTTGGCCAGGTTGCGAACCGACATTGTCAGCAGCGTGTTCGAACCGGAGACGCGCCTGAAGTTCGCGGACCTCACCAAGCGCTATGACGTGGGCATCGGCACGCTACGCGAGGCACTGTCTCAACTTTCGTCAGAAGGGTTCGTGACGGTTGAAGCCGGTAAAGGGTTCAAGGTCGCGCCCGTTTCTGCGGACGAACTGGCAGAGATTACCGACCATTTCATCACCCTTGAAAAACGCGCCATCCAAGAGGCGATTGCCCATGGGAATGAGGATTGGGAAGCACATATCGTCGGCGTGCATCACCGGTTGAGCTTGATCGAAGGCCTCCCGTGGGAGGCCCGGATGGCCCGTCATTCGGAATGGGTGGAAAGGCACCGCGAATATCACGAGGCGCTGGTGGCCGCTTGCCCGGGCCGGTGGCTACTGCGCCTACGCTCTATGATGTTTGACCAATTGGACCGCTATCGTTTCGTCACCAAGAAAGCGCCCGAAGGGTTGGGGAAACTGAAGTTCGAAGAACACCGCCAACTGATGGTCGCCACCTTGGATCGCGACGCGGAACGTGCCGCCAGCTTGATCGAGCATCACATCCGCGACACGTCTGATCGCGCCCTTGCTATGTTGCGGCAGAAATAG
- a CDS encoding DUF2852 domain-containing protein, which produces MTTTTAPTHSHESLGWFSRAENWLDARGKGAWIAAMVIGFIFFWPIGLALLAYMIWSKRMFNGSCTSRRHSHRGHKFNSSGNSAFDAYKADTLKRLEDEQGAFEAFLQRLRDAKDKSEFDAFMDDRAEAAKAETEEAKA; this is translated from the coding sequence ATGACCACCACAACCGCCCCCACCCATTCCCATGAAAGCCTTGGTTGGTTTTCTCGGGCGGAGAACTGGCTTGATGCCCGCGGCAAAGGCGCTTGGATCGCTGCCATGGTCATCGGTTTCATCTTCTTCTGGCCCATCGGCCTCGCCCTTCTTGCCTACATGATCTGGAGTAAACGCATGTTCAATGGTTCCTGCACATCCCGCCGCCACAGCCACCGTGGCCACAAGTTCAACTCTTCCGGCAACAGTGCCTTCGACGCCTATAAGGCTGACACGCTGAAGCGCCTGGAAGATGAACAAGGCGCGTTCGAGGCCTTCTTGCAACGCCTGCGCGATGCCAAGGACAAGTCCGAATTCGATGCCTTCATGGACGACCGGGCCGAAGCCGCAAAGGCCGAGACCGAAGAAGCCAAGGCGTAA
- a CDS encoding TetR/AcrR family transcriptional regulator: MTEQTKSDQTRKKILTAGRELALKGGFSGVGIAQILAESGVPKGSFYYYFPSKDAFGQAMLQDYVDDYLSRIDLLTAGPASAGDKLAAFWGAWLGQEGAGGISTRCLVVKLGAEIADLSEGMRVVLDTGVDALVDRIAALLIAGVGDGSVRPVDDPQAVARMLYAKFLGAAILAKISRSDLPLQQALAETQHIYTTR, translated from the coding sequence ATGACAGAGCAAACGAAATCCGATCAGACACGCAAGAAGATCCTTACGGCGGGGCGGGAGCTTGCCTTGAAGGGGGGCTTTAGTGGCGTTGGTATTGCGCAAATTCTTGCAGAAAGCGGCGTGCCCAAGGGGTCTTTCTACTATTACTTCCCCTCCAAGGACGCCTTCGGGCAGGCGATGCTGCAAGATTACGTGGACGATTACCTGTCACGCATTGATCTGCTGACCGCGGGCCCGGCATCGGCGGGCGACAAGCTGGCGGCCTTTTGGGGCGCGTGGCTTGGCCAAGAGGGGGCGGGCGGGATCTCGACCCGCTGTCTCGTGGTCAAGCTGGGGGCAGAAATTGCTGACCTGTCGGAAGGGATGCGCGTGGTCCTGGATACGGGCGTGGACGCCTTGGTGGACCGGATCGCCGCCCTTCTTATCGCGGGCGTCGGGGATGGGTCCGTGCGGCCCGTGGACGACCCGCAAGCGGTGGCGCGGATGCTTTACGCCAAGTTTCTGGGGGCGGCCATCCTTGCCAAAATATCTCGGAGCGACCTGCCGCTACAGCAGGCGCTGGCCGAGACTCAACACATCTACACAACAAGATAA
- a CDS encoding RDD family protein, translating into MTRSPLPDPTYDAAFYDGVLPKRLFAWAIDAALIFTAMLILSVLTAGIAFLLWIPVHFALAFFYRWRTIRAESATLGMRLMNIELRGPSGARLTSQEAAIHTGCFLVFATIFVIQLISIGMMMGRPLNRSLPDELVGTVMINRPA; encoded by the coding sequence ATGACCCGCTCGCCCCTGCCCGACCCAACCTATGATGCCGCCTTCTACGACGGCGTCTTGCCTAAACGCCTGTTTGCCTGGGCCATCGACGCCGCGCTGATTTTCACCGCGATGCTAATCCTGAGCGTTCTGACCGCAGGGATTGCCTTTCTGCTCTGGATACCGGTGCACTTTGCCCTCGCCTTCTTCTACCGCTGGCGTACGATCCGGGCGGAATCCGCAACCCTCGGGATGCGCTTGATGAATATCGAATTGCGCGGCCCCTCCGGCGCCCGCCTCACCAGCCAAGAGGCCGCCATTCATACCGGTTGCTTTCTGGTGTTCGCCACGATCTTCGTAATCCAGCTGATTTCCATCGGCATGATGATGGGCCGCCCCCTCAACCGCAGCCTTCCCGATGAGCTTGTCGGCACCGTGATGATTAACCGCCCGGCCTAA